Genomic window (Arachis hypogaea cultivar Tifrunner chromosome 13, arahy.Tifrunner.gnm2.J5K5, whole genome shotgun sequence):
TCTATAATCTTTAGGACTCATACATAACTATATAAGAGAGCCATGTGAAAGTTAAAAAACTATTCTCTGGTCATCGTCGCTTGATTCTTTGAATTAGCTTGAAAGGATACATACTTTTAGCTAGTGGGTACAAAcctttttttcaattattctagTAAACTAAATAAAAAGTAACGAAAGAGAAAAACTTGCTTTAAATGGTTCAAACTTAATAAGCATGCTCATTTTTGGAGCCAAATATATCTTTATTAGTAGTGCCTTAAAAGATGACAATGGATATCCTTAAAAATGGGAGATCCATCTCTATTTATAAGAATGTCCTTTGTTCCTTTATTTCTGTGAATATCTACGGTTATTATctttaaaaaacttttaaaaaaaattaacacaaactaTAATACCGTTCTTGAAAAAATTTAACATAAGGCAACATAATTCAAAGTTTCAAACACAGATCAGGCTAAAACAAAATTACTCAAATAGGACTAAAATCATAACAAATAAACTAAATCAATCTAAAATCTTACTAAAAGAttcaaatcataataattttttcTCTGTTAAACTTGTTTTTACAAATAAACACAATTAGATTAcgacaatgaaaaagaaaaaaagtaattttttagtCAAGTACTCAAATTGTGATACTTCATAtttcataaaaaaacataaaCCATGTCATGTTGAAaatagattttttaattatttggtaAAGTATAATCTTTcaccttaaattttttaaatgaaatgtgaaaaaaaatattaaataataaaatatcatcattttactaaacaattaaaaaaaattaagaggatcCACTTTGtatcatattttttataaattgccTATTTGCATAAATTTTATGAATTTTCGTTGAATAGGTACCTCTAACCCTACCCCACATTTCTCAGGTATTTTTGCTTCCTTTTCTGAGTTCTTTCAAACAGTGTCTTTAGCTCTAAGGCTTACAATTGTAACATCTTGGTTTTGACTTTTGACGTGGGTTAACTTAAAAGTTTAGACTTACATTATGATTTTGTATACTAAGTTGAATATTTTGGAATAAATATTACAAAATGAAAAGAGGGTGCAATTATTTGAACCGAAAACATTATTGCTGTGTTGGAGCCACTAATGTTAAATAGCATTTTCACTCGGATTAACAATTTTTCCAATTTTACAAACTTAAACTAAAACTGTTATTTTCTATCAGACATTGGATTATCGTAGATCCCAATAGTAACCATTAAAAATTCCCAAAACAGCGCGGTAATATAGCACCAGTATTTCAAAGTAGCTACTATAGTATCTGATACATATTCGACAATATTTTAGATGAAGTACATATACTACTGTAATGTAAAAGCTTTTGCAATTTATAGTTTTATCATAACTAAAAGAGGAAACtcattaaaatcaaataataagtgaATTTTAATGTTTACATCAATTTGTACTAATTTAAAATCattatattttatgttaattttacaTATTATGATTGTATCGTgtcttataatttttaatattaggcATTCTCGTGACATCATTGTATTGTATATTTGTATCGCATTCATACGTCGTATGTTCATTCATAGGAAGATAGCTAGATAATCTTACTAATATTTACAAGTAAATAAGAGCATTACTTCATAATAGTATATCATAGGACAAATACTGTCATAAGCCAGCACAGGATCCAGTTAGAACACTTAGCAAATAACTACGAAAGCCAAGAAGGTATAGGGTTTAAATGGATACAACCTTGGGCCAAAATTGAGGCCATTGTACAGGGCCAAATTAGGCAACTGATGGGCGGAGTACATGATCCAACTAGGTATCGTCTGCAATAGGGGACATGAATTGCCACATTGCCACTCCTGGACAGCTGATGATAGGAACTAGCTTGTTGTCGGGGACTTGACTTGAGGAGCAAATGTAGCAGGGTTCATAGTAGGAGGTGGTGTGAAAGGTTGTGCATTCATTGATTTCAGCTGCTACTCCAACTTTTCTTTCTTTGCCTTGAGTCTCTGTTTCTCATCACAAAGTTCATTCTTTTCAGCCTGCACATTAAAGAGGAATAGAATTCACGGACAAGTTAGTTTGTGGTGTACATAGTTTATACATGGTGCTAATTTTAAGGTAGAAAACTCAGTCATCTAGACTCCATAAGCTCAATCTTTTCCTGTAGACCCATATTTGAGTCTTTCAACTTCTGGGCTTCGCCCGTTTATACATATACCGACAAGATAATATAAACAGAAAGAGAGAAAGTATGTAGTTTACTTGTCATTAAGCCTATCCTTCGGCAACTTGTCCCTCAATGCCTTGGAGTTAGAAGGAGCACATGACTCAGATCTACCCCTGCaacagaaaattaacaagaaaatccTCCACTTCTTTTTTATGTGGTTATTCGGAGAGATCTAGTGGAATAGGACTTGTTATTCATATTGCTGCTTTATTGAAAATCCTATTGGGCCTGGTTAGAAAGAGGGGGCACAATAGGTGACTGCCGGGGATTCAGAAAAGTCAGAAGTGCCTAAAGAAATTGCAGGTAATTGGACACTTTGGGTTTTAAACGttgaaatacaaaaaatacatTCAATACTGACAAAGAACAACGATAtcaagaaagtagaagaagaaattgaactatATAAAGTCTATAGATGGAGTAATGTTATTTAATTGTACTGGAATAAAATACATTATACGTTGAGCAAGATAAATACATACACTGTAATAGACATCTATCAAGTTTTTCAGTACTTATACGTGACTGTTTAATTGGGTCACCACTATGACTACATAAATCAGAAAAACAGCCTTGTCAATTTTGCTAGGCCTCCTTGGCTTCAAAATGGAGCCTAATTCAACAAACCTAACCATTAATCACGAGTCAACTATAGCAACAAATTTAGACATATATACCGATATATACCGACCAGAGTATTTAGGGTGAGTACCTAAGAATCATATGGAACCATAACATGCATTAGTGAAATGACTCGAAGAAAGGGATTGAATTGTGTTTTAgaacaaaaatttgaaataaaatctaGATTTGAGAAAGCTTATCAAGTTCTTGACTATTGAATAACAGAAACCAAGTTGGATCTAACTTTGAACACCTATGTATAGTTCCTTTTCAAATACTTTTATTTGTGGTATATATAAACACAAAATAGCACATACGTTGCCTTTTCAATCTATCACAAACTTTAATTATCTAAcaactttaaatatttttttcccaAATTTTCTGAGACTAAATAACAACTTAGATTATATgaatttaagaattttaaatatttttttcttaagccTCTTAAATTTGGCACCTAATCACTATTATATTACGTTACAAATAAACAATATGAGAAAAAATTCTCTAAAGTGAAAATACTAATAAAGTGATAAATAATACTTTAATCATTTTTGAATTTGTAATAGAAAAACTTTTGGGagtcttttagtattttttgccatcatttgcataatataaatactaaattatctttaacaaataaattttattaattatgtataCAAACTCTGAAAAATATGAGTGCAAATTTTATTGATTCATTTGTATAAAATTTTGGTAAATATATATGCAAATTATATGCTTTTTTGTGTGTAAAATGTCTATAAAAATGGTTATAAATGATTGTTAATCAAATActggtaaaaaataataatatttactagtTATGTAGTATTATTCtttgtaatatttattatttattagttctattcttttaatttaaagatgattaaaatattattttattattttactaatcaTCTCACTCTAGAAGAGTTTGATCTCATATTATAATAAcggttccgctacgttaccaacagcatatctgccaacttctgccaactcttatttataattgtgttttataGAAGTGTGTtcatggatgtgtctaataaaaatatcttttttacagttgtgtttaatagaagtgtctttacagatatattttctggatgtgtctctttatatatgtatttaaaatatattaattattagacacatccatgaATACACTTCcataaaatacaattataaataagagttggtagaaattggcagataatatgatggtaccctatacttttcctataaTAATATGTGTAAAACACACAACTTTTGAGTTCTATATCAACTTATCAAGATATAATCTTAAAGTAAAATTATTCCGTTTGTGTTTGAAAATCTAACTCtagatatatataataataagtcTAAATGCCAAATATTAATCTATTCTTTTTCGATATACAAAGTTAttctctataaaataaataaaaaatacaaaaagaatgCTAAACACTTAATAAAATTCTGCACATCTCATTAGTTCTTCTAGAATTTTTTGGATTCATACATATAGCAAGTAGAGATGGCAATACCATCCGAACTCTGGTACCCACCCCGTTCCTACCCGCCCCGTACCGAGGCGGGTAATTACCCGTCCCGCACCGAAGCGAGTTTTTAGCGGGACGAGGaggggtcgggtttaggtaatacccgccccgctatatatataatatatataattttaatatataatatgtataatatatgtaaaataattagtaaataattaataatattgtatcatatttaaatttttactttaatttatgttatgtatgtgatgatagttatataaattttgaaatttaattttatttattagattttaataattataggggcggatAGGGGCGGGTACCCGCAGAGGCGGCGGGTTAGGGTTCAGCGTTTTACTATCCGCGGATAGAAACGGGACGAATTCTGTGTGGATTCTTGTACGGCGGAGCGGGAGTAGAGCAAAaatccgcccctacccgccccgttgccGCCCCTAATAGCGAGAGTCATGTGAACCTTAAAAAACCATTCTCTAGTCATCATCACTTGATTCTTTGAATTATCTTGAAAGGATACACACTTTTAGTGGTACAAACCTTTTTTCAATCATTGTagtaaactaaataaaaaataacgagGGAGAATAACTTAGTTTTAAATGGTTCAAATGCTTAATAAGCAAGATTACCCAAACAAGACTAAAACAAGATTACCCAAATAAGATTAAAATCATAACAAATAAACTAAATCAATCTAAAATCTTACTAAAAGAttcaaatcataataattttttctttgttaaacttgttttacAAATAAACACAATTTGATTATGACAatggacaaaaaaaattttttttctagtcaaGTACTCAAATTGTGGTGCTTcatatttcattaaaaaaaacataaatcatGCTATGTTGTAAATGGATTCTCTCAATTATTTGGTAAGGTGTAATCTTTTaccttatattttttaaatgatattaagaaaaaatataaaaaaaatattaaataataaaatatcatattttacTAAAcaattgaagaaagaaaaaaaatcactTCATGTCATATTATTTAAACAGATACATTCCCCACACGTGCAggtatttttgtttctttttctgaaTTCTTTCAAATAGTGCCTTTAGCTCTAAGGCTTGCGCAATTGTAACATCTTGATTTTGACTTTTGACCGTGAGTTGGAAGTTTAGAGTTGCATTATGATTTTATATACTAAGTTGAAcattttgaaataaatattacaaaataGAGATATTTCAAAACAGAGAGTACAATAAATGCTATAAAATAGAGAGCACGATCATTTGAACCAAAAACATCATTGCTGCGTTAGAGCCACCAATGTTAGATAGCATTTTTACTGAGGTTAACAATTCTTCTAATTTTACAAACCTAAACTAAAACTGCCACCAATGTTAAATAGCATTTTTACTGAGGTTAACAattcttccaattttataaacATAAACTAAAACTGTTATTTTCTACTAGACTCAGAAGATCTCCACAGCAaccattaaaaatttcaaaaaaaattctcaaaacaCAGATATGGTATAGTACCAATATAGCAATGTAGCACCAGTATTTCAAAGTAGCTACTGTATTATTTGATAGACTAATACATGTTAAATGATGTTGTAGATGAAATACATATATTACTGTAATATAAAAACTTTTACAATTTATagttttatcataattaaaagagaaaactcATTAAAATCAGAAGAATAAGTAAATTTTAATGTTTAcgttaatttgtattaatttaaaatcattatattttatgttaattttacgtactataactgtatcttgtcttataatttttaatattaggtATTCCCGTGCCAACATTGTATTGTATATTTGTATTGCATTCATATATCGTGTTCATTCATAAGAAGATAGCTAGATAATCTTATTAACATTTACAAGCAAACAAGAACATTACTTCATAATAGTATATCATAAGACAAATCCAGTCAGAAGCCAGCACAGTACAGTTAGAACATTTAGCAAATAACTAAGAAAGCCAAGAAGGTATGGGGTGTAAATGGATACAACTTTGGGCCAAAATTGAGGCCATTGTACAGTGCCAAATTAGGCAACTGGTGGGCGGAGTACATGATCCTGCGAGGTATCAACTGCAGCAGGGGGCATGAATTGCCACATTGCCATTCCTGGATAGCTGATGATAGGAACCAGCTTGTTGCCGGGGACTTGACCTTGAGGAGCAAATGCAGCAGGGATCGCAGTAGGAGGCGCCATGAAACTAGGTTGTGCACTCATAGATTTCAGCTGCTGCTCCAACTTTTCTTTCTCTGCCTTGAGTCTCTGTTTCTCGTCACGAAGTTCATTCTTCTCAGCCTGCACAGCAGAGAGAAATAGAATTCACGGACAAGTTAGTTTGTGGTGTACATGGCTTTTGGTCATGGATAAGACATAGTGTTAATTTTAAGGCAGAAAACTCAGTCATCTAGACTCCATAAGCTCTTGGGAGGAATTTATTTAtagattaatataaaatatgaacCTAGTCTTCACCTTCAGCTCTTTAATCTTTTCTTGTAGACCCATATTTGAGTCTTTCAACTTTTGGGCTTCGCCCCGTAATTGTGTCACCATTCTGACGGCATCAATCAGAATAGCAGCCTTGTCAGTTTTAGGAGGCCTTCCAGGCTCCAAAATGGAGCCTAATTCAACAAACCTAACCATTAATCACGAGTCAACCATAGCAACAAGCTTAAACATATACCAACAAGATAATATAAACAAAAAGAGAGAAAGTAGGTAGTTTACTTGTCATTAAGCCTATCCCTCCGCAATTTCTCCCTACATGCCTTGGAGCTAGAAGGAGCACATGACTCAGATCTGCCCCTACaacagaaaattaacaagaaaatccTCCTGGGGTTAGACTATCTGAATTGGATTCTTTGACTTCTGGGGTTCCATTTCTTTTTTATGTGGTTACTCGGAGACATCTAGTGGAATAGGACATGGTTATTCTTCTTGCTGCATTATTGAAAACCCTATTGGGCCTGGTTAGAGAGGGGGGCACAATAGGTGACTGCGGGGGATTCAGAAAAGTCAGAAGTGCCTAAAGAAATGGCAGGTAATTGGACACTTTGGGTTTTAAATATTAAGACACAAAAAAATGTATTCAATACTGACAAAGAACAATGATGTCAAGAAAGTAGCAGAAGAAATTGAATTATATGGAGTCTAGATGGAGTAATGTTATTTAATTGTACTAGAATAGAATACATTATACGTTGAGCAAAAGAATAgaatttgtttgtcactttgaCTCAGCTAGACATCTATCAAGTTTTCAGTACTTATGCGTGACTGCTTGATTATtgttaaaaagataaaagaaaaaggagTAAACTACAGAAAGAAAAATATTGAAACAACCAATCCTGCCTTTCGATCTAAATCTTTAACAAACTAGACTTGGAAAAGAACAGGTTACCATTACAGAATAAGATTGTTTAGTAGCTACACGTGATGATTCTGTTTCCATCTTTGATTGGTATATTTCTATTT
Coding sequences:
- the LOC112737825 gene encoding transcription factor ILR3 — encoded protein: MASRESTNWLFDYALIDDIPVHDATFAAPSSGFNWPSNAINGSSNVGVEIDGSLGDSDGIKESGSKKRGRSESCAPSSSKACREKLRRDRLNDKFVELGSILEPGRPPKTDKAAILIDAVRMVTQLRGEAQKLKDSNMGLQEKIKELKAEKNELRDEKQRLKAEKEKLEQQLKSMSAQPSFMAPPTAIPAAFAPQGQVPGNKLVPIISYPGMAMWQFMPPAAVDTSQDHVLRPPVA